Proteins from one Mugil cephalus isolate CIBA_MC_2020 chromosome 15, CIBA_Mcephalus_1.1, whole genome shotgun sequence genomic window:
- the smyd4 gene encoding SET and MYND domain-containing protein 4 produces the protein MMDFPCVQWQDHVAQKWAALDPELKDKFSSLLEIDDVFKCALSLTTQDDVDFVESVSAGHSVQKDTEEAARCRERGNSSFKTRNYTAAALHYSQGVCFAPQSSEQLSLCFANRSAALYHLQRYQECLDDIDSALKSGYPSHLSHKLQDRRALCLKHVFVKEKEQEEDHGPASQDQKGRGRVKAPSVGPFMFGICPQAAVGSSVEKGRHLVAAERIAAGDVILTDRPYSCVLIPGVEEVRVKGRRRDKEEEEFGTERRRCHWCLAETLRAVPCDGCSYGRYCSNGCRREAWEDHHRWECPLGADLTVMGVMSQLALRVTLKAGLRNVQMAKEPIGDKHRKPEPSCDSSDSHPRHSNLPSTSYYGDSYLSVFHLLHHINRQSLALRFLCAVTVATLYLRLSEAGPPPASWSMSRPSAATGQSQDGPNEEEGDGADWSSELWLLGSAVLRHMLQLRCNAQAIVTLQDAGAANSPVQSSREVRIATAIFPTLSLLNHSCRPNTSLAFSTGAHTEPRPSDPSAGLSEREAERKHGAPGVTVTVRAARVIGPGQEILHCYGPHSSRMATQERQRLLHEQYYFLCQCEACVHQQDEVKGEGEGTERQPGPGDTRLRCCQCKGPLEKSSENGETGFVCPPCGRRTSSSELSRRLQEIRVDLETAVELMERGRPDEALNLLQRTQCQSRLILTETHPLQGELADATARAYATMGDWTNAASHLERSAAAVGSQYGEDSIELGRQLFKLTQLHFNGGARGAALAVLPKVRRLLRLHCGPGCHELQELEAMEDCLRG, from the exons ATGATGGATTTCCCCTGCGTCCAGTGGCAAGACCACGTTGCACAGAAATGGGCCGCTCTTGACCCGGAGCTCAAAGACAAATTCTCATCCCTGCTCGAAATAGatgatgtgtttaaatgtgctttgAGTCTGACAAC TCAGGACGATGTGGACTTCGTGGAGTCGGTCTCTGCAGGACACTCAGTCCAGAAGGACACGGAGGAAGCAGCCAGGTGCAGGGAGAGGGGCAACTCCAGCTTCAAGACTAGGAACTACACTGCAGCTGCTCTGCATTATTCACAG GGCGTTTGCTTCGCTCCACAAAGTTCAGAGCAGCTCTCTCTGTGCTTCGCCAACCGGTCAGCTGCGCTCTACCATCTGCAGCGTTACCAG GAGTGCCTTGATGATATCGACAGCGCCTTGAAGAGTGGTTATCCCTCTCATCTTTCACACAAACTACAGGATCGCCGCGCACTGTGCCTCAAGCACGTCTTTGTAAAGGAAAAGGAACAAGAGGAGGATCATGGTCCTGCCTCACAGGATCAGAAAGGTCGAGGAAGAGTAAAGGCTCCATCTGTTGGACCTTTCATGTTTGGGATTTGTCCTCAAGCTGCTGTTGGCTCTAGTGTGGAGAAAGGTCGACACCTGGTGGCCGCGGAGAGGATAGCAGCCGGGGACGTGATCCTCACCGACAGGCCGTACAGCTGTGTCCTCATACCAGGGGTTGAGGAGGTGAGAGTGAAAGGAAGAAGGCGGgacaaggaggaagaagaatttGGAACGGAGCGCAGGCGCTGTCACTGGTGTTTGGCTGAAACGTTGCGCGCTGTGCCGTGTGACGGCTGCAGCTACGGCCGATACTGCTCCAACGGCTGTCGGCGGGAGGCCTGGGAAGATCATCACCGCTGGGAGTGTCCGCTGGGGGCAGATCTGACGGTGATGGGTGTCATGTCCCAGCTCGCTCTGAGGGTGACACTGAAGGCGGGGTTAAGGAACGTCCAGATGGCAAAGGAGCCAATCGGAGACAAACACAGGAAGCCAGAGCCAAGCTGTGACTCCAGTGATTCCCATCCACGTCACTCGAATCTCCCCTCGACCTCGTACTACGGTGACTCTTACCTGAGCGTGTTTCACTTGCTGCACCACATAAATCGCCAAAGCCTCGCTCTGCGTTTCCTGTGCGCCGTTACCGTAGCAACACTCTACCTAAGGCTCAGCGAGGCTGGACCTCCACCTGCATCTTGGAGCATGAGCAGGCCCTCAGCAGCGACGGGCCAATCGCAGGACGGACCAaacgaggaggagggagatggcGCAGACTGGAGCTCAGAGCTGTGGCTGCTGGGAAGTGCGGTTCTGAGGCACATGCTGCAGCTCAGGTGTAACGCCCAGGCAATCGTCACGCTGCAGGATGCAG GCGCAGCAAACTCACCAGTGCAGTCCAGCAGGGAAGTTCGGATCGCCACGGCGATATTCCCAACTCTCAGCCTCCTCAATCACTCCTGCCGCCCCAACACCAGCCTGGCGTTCAGCACCGGCGCTCACACCGAGCCTCGTCCCTCGGATCCGTCCGCAGGGCTCAGTGAGCGTGAAGCTGAGCGCAAACACGGGGCCCCTGGAGTCACCGTAACAGTCCGAGCAGCCAGAGTTATCGGTCCTGGGCAGGAGATCCTGCACTGCTACG gtcctcacagcagcaggatggCGACCCAAGAGCGCCAGCGTCTCCTGCATGAACAATACTATTTCCTCTGTCAGTGCGAGGCGTGCGTTCATCAGCAGGACGAGgtgaagggagagggagagggcaCAGAGCGGCAGCCGGGCCCCGGTGATACTAGACTGAGGTGTTGCCAGTGCAAAGGACCCCTGGAG AAAAGCAGCGAGAACGGGGAGACGGGATTCGTATGTCCACCCTGCGGCCGCCGGACGTCTTCATCCGAGCTGAGCCGCAGGCTGCAGGAGATCAGGGTCGACCTGGAGACGGCGGTGGAGCTCATGGAGAGAGGAAGGCCAG ATGAGGCTCTGAACCTGCTGCAAAGGACTCAGTGTCAGTCTAGACTCATTCTAACGGAGACGCACCCACTACAGGGGGAACTGGCCGATGCCACGGCCAGAGCATATGCTACAATGG GTGACTGGACAAACGCGGCGTCCCACCTGGAGCGCAGCGCCGCGGCCGTCGGCTCCCAGTACGGCGAAGACAGCATCGAGCTGGGCCGGCAGCTCTTCAAATTAACTCAGCTACATTTCAACGG CGGTGCCAGAGGCGCGGCCCTCGCCGTCCTCCCCAAGGTCAGACGGCTCCTCCGCCTCCACTGCGGCCCTGGCTGCCACGAGCTACAGGAGCTGGAGGCCATGGAGGACTGTCTAAGGGGGTAG